The Tenacibaculum jejuense genome includes a window with the following:
- a CDS encoding OmpA family protein — protein MKRVILFYLLFVTAFAYTQRRYAADRYFNEFAYKKSAELYKILYDKGDDSQLVISRLGDSYYYNTESEEAEKWYKLLMEKYQDKVLPEYLFRYAQALKSNGKVKESDLWLEKLKELDKNDSRAIELTKNRNYFVEYSNRKKTFVNVKNLSINTEFSDFGGFIYGNKLYYASTKPSGTKFDRRKYKWNNQPFLNVYTAEEEFSDIAEGLELGNVSKFEEISTRYHESNALLTADGNTLYFTRDNYDGDKLRGDKEKVTHLKIYKAENIDGEWKNLEELPFNSDLYSCGHPALSTDGKTLYFVSDMPGGAGATDIYGVAINPDGTYGTPFNLGKEINTEGREMFPYVDNENTIYFASDGHLGLGALDVFESKISDNKFTTPVNLGSPVNSPLDDFSFVISEDKSYGYFSSNRTGGKGDDDIYSFVIYRCKEDITGVVTDSRTGVPISGATVRLIDEKGEPISKQVTLADGRYTFKDIACENNYTVTASKDDYRNDKKDTATEDIDKKAIQADLVLESLIVETPKEQSQIVINPIYFDFDLYNIREDAEYELEHIVTVMKNHPDMVIKIESHTDSRGTKAYNRTLSTNRAKSTRAYLISRGIASNRIESAIGYGEDQLLNHCNDANQKRCSKEEHQRNRRSYFYIVKGGKNVKTNNQ, from the coding sequence ATGAAAAGAGTCATTTTATTCTATTTATTGTTTGTAACAGCTTTTGCTTACACACAACGTAGATATGCTGCAGATCGTTATTTTAATGAATTTGCATACAAAAAGTCAGCAGAATTATATAAAATTTTATATGATAAAGGTGATGATTCTCAATTGGTCATAAGTAGACTAGGGGATTCATATTATTATAATACAGAATCTGAAGAAGCAGAAAAGTGGTATAAACTTCTAATGGAAAAGTACCAAGATAAAGTTTTACCAGAATATTTATTTAGATATGCACAAGCGCTTAAAAGTAATGGTAAAGTTAAAGAGTCTGATTTATGGTTAGAAAAACTCAAAGAGTTAGATAAAAACGATTCTCGTGCTATAGAATTAACAAAGAATAGAAATTATTTTGTCGAATACTCTAACAGAAAAAAAACATTTGTCAACGTAAAAAACTTATCTATTAATACAGAGTTTTCAGATTTCGGAGGCTTTATTTATGGTAACAAGTTATACTACGCATCAACAAAACCTAGCGGAACAAAATTTGATCGTAGAAAATATAAATGGAATAATCAACCTTTCCTAAACGTATATACTGCAGAAGAAGAGTTTAGTGATATCGCTGAAGGGTTAGAATTAGGTAATGTAAGTAAGTTTGAAGAAATAAGTACTAGATATCATGAATCTAACGCTTTATTAACTGCCGATGGAAATACATTATATTTTACGAGAGATAATTACGATGGAGATAAATTAAGAGGTGATAAAGAAAAAGTAACCCATTTAAAAATTTATAAAGCAGAAAATATAGATGGCGAATGGAAAAACCTTGAGGAATTGCCCTTTAATAGTGATTTATATTCCTGTGGCCATCCAGCTCTTAGTACAGATGGTAAAACTTTATATTTTGTTTCAGATATGCCTGGTGGTGCAGGAGCAACAGATATATATGGTGTGGCCATAAATCCAGATGGAACTTATGGAACTCCTTTTAACTTAGGAAAAGAAATCAATACAGAAGGAAGAGAAATGTTTCCTTATGTTGACAATGAAAACACCATATACTTTGCTTCAGATGGTCATTTAGGTTTAGGAGCTTTAGATGTTTTCGAATCAAAAATTTCAGATAATAAATTTACAACTCCAGTAAATTTAGGTTCTCCAGTAAATAGTCCTTTAGATGATTTTAGTTTTGTAATAAGTGAAGATAAATCATACGGTTATTTTTCATCAAATAGAACAGGAGGAAAAGGTGATGATGATATTTATAGTTTTGTAATTTATAGATGTAAAGAAGACATTACAGGTGTTGTTACCGATTCTAGAACAGGAGTGCCTATATCAGGAGCTACAGTTCGTTTAATAGATGAAAAAGGTGAGCCAATTAGCAAACAGGTTACTTTAGCTGATGGTCGATATACATTTAAAGATATAGCCTGTGAAAATAACTATACAGTAACTGCTTCAAAAGACGACTACAGAAACGATAAAAAAGATACAGCTACAGAAGATATTGATAAAAAAGCAATTCAGGCAGATTTAGTTTTAGAGTCACTCATCGTAGAAACACCAAAAGAACAATCACAAATAGTAATCAATCCGATTTACTTTGATTTTGATTTATATAACATCAGAGAAGATGCCGAGTACGAATTAGAACATATCGTAACCGTAATGAAAAACCATCCAGATATGGTGATCAAAATAGAATCTCATACTGATAGTAGAGGAACCAAAGCTTACAACAGAACTTTATCTACCAATAGAGCAAAGTCCACAAGAGCTTATTTAATATCACGAGGAATTGCATCTAATAGAATAGAAAGTGCTATAGGATATGGAGAAGATCAATTATTAAATCACTGTAATGACGCCAATCAAAAACGTTGTTCTAAAGAAGAACATCAACGAAATAGAAGATCATATTTCTATATTGTTAAAGGCGGAAAAAACGTAAAAACAAATAATCAATAA
- a CDS encoding DUF3467 domain-containing protein — protein sequence MEDKNNDPQINIELDQEVAEGTYSNLAIINHSVSEFIVDFINIMPGVPKAKVKSRIILTPQHAKRLTKALADNVRKFEQVHGEIKEYEQPPIPMNFGGTTGEA from the coding sequence ATGGAAGATAAAAATAACGACCCACAAATTAATATTGAGTTAGATCAAGAAGTAGCAGAAGGAACCTATAGTAACTTAGCTATAATTAATCACTCAGTTTCTGAGTTTATTGTTGACTTTATTAATATCATGCCAGGTGTTCCAAAGGCAAAAGTTAAGTCAAGAATAATATTAACACCACAACACGCCAAACGCTTAACAAAAGCATTAGCAGATAATGTTCGTAAGTTCGAGCAAGTACATGGTGAAATTAAAGAATACGAGCAACCACCAATACCAATGAATTTTGGAGGTACTACTGGAGAAGCTTAA